From a region of the Kwoniella mangroviensis CBS 8507 chromosome 1 map unlocalized Ctg01, whole genome shotgun sequence genome:
- a CDS encoding 60S ribosomal protein eL22 has protein sequence MQPKAPAASKTAAAGKPLHKFYVDASVPVNDNVFDLAAFEKFLHDRIKVDGKAGQLGDKIQIAKEGNKLVLTSSIPFSKRYLKYLTKKHLKKNSFENFLRVVATSKDTYSLRYFKVDQDEVEDEE, from the exons ATGCAGCCTAAAGCTCCTGCCGCCTCCAAAACCGCTGCCGCTGGCAAGCCCCTCCACAAATTCTACGTTGACGCTTCCGTCCCCGTTAACGACAACGTCTTCGACCTCGCTGCTTTCGAGAAGTTCCTCCATGACAGAATCAAGGTTGATGGCAAAGCTGGTCAATTAGGTGACAAGATCCAAATTGCcaaggaag GTAACAAGCTCGTCCTCACCTCTTCTATCCCCTTCTCCAAGAGATACCTCAAGTACCTCACCAAGAAGCACCTTAAGAAGAACTCCTTCGAGAACTTCCTCCG AGTCGTTGCCACCTCCAAGGACACCTACTCTCTCAGATACTTCAAGGTCGACCAAGAcgaagttgaggatgaagagtaa